From the genome of Papaver somniferum cultivar HN1 chromosome 2, ASM357369v1, whole genome shotgun sequence, one region includes:
- the LOC113352056 gene encoding GDSL esterase/lipase At2g04570-like yields the protein MTTQYSLLLCVLNILVFSVLQIMGATKIPGIVVFGDSTVDAGNNNHIPTLAKSNFLPYGQDFEGGKPTGRFCNGRLPTDFLSELLGIKHSVPAYLDPAFGTEDFATGVTFASAATGYDVATSNVLAVIPLSEQLEYFKEYQKRLTSFLGKDRAVKAARESLYFISIGTNDFIENYFTLPGRSSHFTVDEYENFLLDNARNFLIELYSLGARKLALAGLPPSGYLPIAKTVNHVSGRPNLEELNKAGKDFNVKLQNLLASLSKELKGIKLVYADIYNPLLHIIQNPYLYGFVNVEEGCCGKGKIELGILCEAACTDPSKYAFWDAVHPSEKVYGIVANILMNKTVAQLLK from the exons ATGACAACTCAATACAGTCTACTACTATGTGTTCTTAACATACTTGTATTTTCAGTTCTGCAGATCATGGGAGCAACAAAAATTCCTGGAATTGTCGTGTTCGGAGATTCCACTGTTGATGCAGGCAATAACAATCACATCCCAACCTTGGCGAAAAGTAACTTTCTACCATACGGTCAAGATTTCGAAGGTGGAAAACCCACTGGACGGTTTTGCAACGGCCGGTTGCCCACCGATTTCCTGTCAGAGTTGTTAGGGATCAAACATTCTGTACCCGCATATCTGGATCCAGCTTTTGGCACTGAGGACTTTGCCACCGGAGTTACCTTTGCATCAGCTGCAACTGGTTATGATGTTGCTACTTCAAACGTGTTA GCTGTGATACCTTTATCTGAACAACTGGAATACTTCAAAGAGTACCAGAAGAGGTTAACATCCTTTCTTGGAAAGGATAGGGCAGTGAAGGCAGCAAGAGAATCGTTGTACTTTATCAGCATTGGAACCAATGATTTCATCGAGAATTACTTCACACTGCCCGGACGATCATCCCATTTTACGGTAGATGAATACGAGAATTTTCTCCTTGATAATGCGAGAAATTTCCTTATTGAGCTTTATAGTTTGGGTGCTAGAAAATTAGCACTAGCCGGGCTTCCTCCTAGTGGTTACCTACCAATAGCAAAAACTGTGAATCACGTTTCTGGAAGACCGAATTTGGAAGAATTAAACAAAGCTGGTAAAGACTTTAATGTCAAGTTACAAAATTTATTGGCAAGTTTGAGTAAAGAGCTCAAGGGGATCAAATTGGTGTATGCTGATATCTACAATCCCCTTCTACATATCATTCAAAATCCATATCTATACG GATTTGTGAACGTAGAGGAAGGATgctgcggaaaaggaaaaattgaGCTTGGGATTTTGTGTGAAGCGGCTTGTACCGACCCGAGTAAATATGCATTTTGGGATGCAGTACACCCAAGTGAAAAGGTTTATGGCATAGTAGCCAATATATTGATGAATAAGACCGTAGCTCAGCTTTTAAAGTAA